The Sandaracinaceae bacterium DNA window TGACGGTGGCCACGATGGAGTCGGCGCGACGCGCGGCGTCCACGCGGGCGAAGAACTCCCTGCTTGAGCGCGAGCTGCTCGGTGACGGCCTCGAAGATGAGGTTCGGCGTCGGCGCAGACCTTCTCTCGAGTCCTCGTAGCCGCCGGTGTCCACGCGCTGCGACACGGTGTTGGAGCGGACCATGGCCTTCGCCAGCGAGGGCCCCTGGCTCGGCCTTCTCCTTGGTGCGCGAGGGAAGGTCGCGCGGGACGGCCTGGGTGAAGGGGAGACGCCGCTGCCGAAGCCCATGGTGCCGTTCGCGCCGAGCACGACGACGTGGTTGAGCTTGCGGGACGCGAGCAGGTTCTGCGCGGATTGCGCCGAGGTGGACACCAGCTTGCTCCTTGATGGGGCCCGTTTGTTACCGCCCTGTGAGGGGTCGATTCGCGCGAGCCGGGGGGTTGGGGCGCTGTTTACAGATTTACCAGCGCACGCCCGAAACGTGACGCGTCAGGGTGCAGACGTCAACCCCGAGTAACGAAATACGCTATCTGGGTAGGCTCGTGACGGCAGTTTACACGCTGTTTACAAAACGCGCGTGGGCCGGGATCCCGCGTGATCCTGCGGGATCTCGGGGGGATCCTGGGCGATCAGGAAGGCGGGCCGGATGGATCACTTGGGACCGGTGTGATGGGCACCCCCGGCTGGAAGCCGGGGGCAGCAAACCACGCTTGGGCGACCTGAAAGTCCCCCCTTCGGGCGGACTAGATCGTGGTGCAGTTGGGGGCGGGTCACCAAGGGTACTGACCCCGGTTCTCGTGCTGTTGACTGCGCTCAGCTGACTGGCGCCTGCCGCGGAGGCGCTGCACGGTGCGGAGGAAGTTGCCCCCAGGATCTTCCGGATGCGCTCGGCCGACCAGCCCTCGGCGCAGCATGCCCGGCCAGCGCGGTAGCTCCAGGATGGTGGGCAGGTCGGGGGGCGGGGAGATGGCGCCGTCGTAGTCGGTGCCGATGGCCGGCACGTCTTCGCCCGCGATGTTCACGATGCGCTCGAGATGATCGACCACGGTCTCCACCGTGGCGCCGCGCTTGGCGAGGAAGGCGTTCGAACATGACGCCCACGCACCCGCCGGTGTCGGTCCACGGCGCGCAGCTGCTCGTCGGTGATGTTGCGCCAGTGCTCGTACACGCCCGCGATGCCGGTGTGCGTGACCACCAGGCTGCGGTCTTGTCGTGCACGGCCACCGCGTCGAAGAAGCCGCGCCGGCTGATGCGCGAGGTCCAGGCAGATCTTCTTCGCGTTCAGGACCTCGATGTACTCACGGCCCCGGTTGGTGAGCCCGTCGTTGCCCCCGAGGCGCGCCGCTGGCGAGCTGGTGGTCCCCAGGCTCGAGTTGGACAAGTGCACCAGCGTGATGCGCAGCACGTGCTGCGGGTCCAGCTTGGCGAAGTCGGTGAGGTCGTAGTCGAGGCAGTTGCCGCCCTGCACGCCGAGGGAACACGCCGTGTTTCCGGCCGCGCGCGCCTGCGCGGTACTGCGCCGTGGTCCGCACGATGCGGAAGACGTCGGGGTACTTCGCGAACTCGCCCTCGAAGCGCCGCAGGTTCTTGAAGAACAGGTTCCGGCGCACCTTGGCCGGCAAGAACGGGTTGGTGGTGATCAGCCACACGCCGCCCGTGAGCCCCGCCTCCATGGCGCGTGGGAAGTCGCAGTGGCTGTAGAAGTGGCGACCCAGCAGACCCTCGCCGTGCTTCTTCCCGAGGTCGTAGCCGAAGATGCGTGTCCAGATGAACGTGTCGAGGTGCAGGTCGATCACGTCGCTCTTCGCGTAGATCTCGACGGCCTCCTTGCTGATGGAGAGGCGCGCGGCCCAGGCGGCGAGGTCTTTTCGGGGATCGGTGAAGGCGAGCGTCGGCATGGGCGGAGGGTGGTCCGATACTGCCCTTGAAAACAAGCACAATTGGCACCCAGACTGCGGAGATAGAAGCCTCGCGCGCGACCGCCCCTTCGGGGCGGCGGGGGGGGCGAGGAGTCAGCCCTCGAGGGTCGCCCGTCGCCTGGTCGCCAACAGATCACGTCAACGCCTACGATGAGCGGATCGCGACGGTCAACGGCCGCGCTACTCGTCCGGCCCCAGCAGTCGCAGCCGCCCCGTGCTCCCGTCCAGCTCCACGCGGTCGCCCGTGCGGAACATGCTGGTCCCGTGCTGGGTGCCCACGATGCACGGCACGCCGTACTCGCGGGCCACCACGGCGCCGTGCGAGACCGCGCTGCCCACGTCGGTAGCGAGGCCGCCCAGCAGCCCGAAATAGGGCGTCCAGCCCACGTCGGTGATGGGGGCGATCAGGATCTCGCCGGCCTCCACCGCGCTCGCCTCCTCGAGCGTGCGAACCACGCGCGCTTTGCCGCGGGCGATGCCCACGCTGACGGGCTTGCCGATGACCACGCCGTCGCCGGCGTCGAACACGGGGCGCACGGGCTCGGGGCGGCCCACGAAGATCTCCTCGAAGATCAGGTCCATCTGGTAGGCGTAGGTCTTGCGGCGGGCCACCGCGAGCGAGGCGAGCTGCGTGTCACCGGCGAGGCACGCGGGCAGCTCCTCGTGCGTGAGGAAGAAGACGGCGTCCGCGTCGGGCAGGAGGCCCTCGGCGTGCATGGCGGTGCCGAGCGCGCGGTAGGCGTGCTTGAGGTGCTGGCCGGCCTTCACCAGGAGTGACTTGGTGGTCTCGCGCAGGCGCACGGCGTCATGAGCGCGCGCCACCAGCAGCTTCATGCCGCGCGTGAGCGGCTCGCTCGTGGTGTGCGCGCGCTTGCTTGGCTGCGCGCCGGCAGAGCGACCGCGCAGGGCGCTCTTCATGGAGCGCAGCAGCGGCACCGGGTCGTCGGCCCAGTCGCGCTGGTGCAGCTCCAGCTCGCGCACCGTGCGGTGCCCGTGCCGTGCGAGGTAGGCCTCGAACAGCTCGCGCGCGCGGCCCGCGTCGTGCTGCGCAGCCACGCCAGCGGGCCTCGGCTCGGCGTCGGTGAAGCGCGCGCTCGCGTCGGGGTGCTCGTCCGCGCGTCCACGATGCGGTCCACCCCTGGCGGCGATGTCGGCGCTCTCCACGTTGGTGGCGCCGCTGAGCAGCTCGGCCACGCGCGCGATGTCCTCGGCGGTGGGCGGCTCGTTCTTGGCGGTGACGCGCAGCAGGATGGGCGCCATGGCGCCGGCCGGTGACGAGCACGCCAGGTGGTGCGTGAAGATGTCCCACCACACGGGGAGCGCTGCGTCGATCTGCTGCCACGCGGCGCGCGCCGAGTTGGCGAAGCGCACGGCCTCGGCCACGGTGCCGAGCTCGTCCACCTGGGCGCGCATCTTGGGCACGCGCTTGCCGGCGCCCAGGATGAACGAGCCATAGCGCAGCAGGTTGCGGTACTGCACCAGCGGCCCGGCCGGCGGGGGCAGGGCGGCCTCGGCGTCGGGCACGCGCTGGCCGCAGATGGCCAGACACGCCTGCTCGGGCGTGGAGCCCGCTACCTGCGTGCTGATGCCCAGCACCTCGCTGAGGTTCAGGAACATGTGGCCGCTGAACACCGCCACGTAGCGGAACTCGGGCCACTCGCGCGAGCGCACCGCACTCATACGCACATGCGCTGCATGGACACGTCGATGCCGCGCGCGGTCAGCGAGCGCGTGAGCGGCGTGATGGCGCCCGGCATCATCTCGCCGATGTTGCACTTGGTGTAGAAGTCGTTGGGCCGCTGGATGATGTCGAGCGCGCGCGGGTCCGCCGCCAGGTGCGTGATGGGGCGCGCCTGAAGGAACACCACGCGGTTGTCGTGGTCCACGGCCCATTCGAGGTCGAGCGGCGCACCCACGGCGCGCTCCGCATCGCGCGCGTGCTTGGCCAGCTGCTGCAGCGTGGTGTCGGGCAGCACTGGTTCCGGGCCAGCCT harbors:
- a CDS encoding membrane dipeptidase, translating into MVDHLERIVNIAGEDVPAIGTDYDGAISPPPDLPTILELPRWPGMLRRGLVGRAHPEDPGGNFLRTVQRLRGRRQSAERSQQHENRGQYPW